DNA sequence from the Pedobacter schmidteae genome:
AACCTCGCCTAAAGGCTGTACTATTGCCGGCTTGAACGAGATGGAGCACAATGGTTTTAGCTCCTCACTGATCAAAGGAATTAAGCTGTCGGCGGTTAAGGCTGGCGCTTTATATACAAAAGAATAAAAAGGCATAAACGATTCTGGATTTACAATTATGAGTAGCAGCGTGTTAAAAAGAATAGAAGATTTAAAGAAAGAATCCCTGGAACTGTTGAAGCAGTTGATCAGCATCCGGTCGTTTAGTAAAGAAGAGGATGGAACTGCAGATGCGATTGAACTGTTTTTGAAACAGCGCCATGTGCAAACCAACCGTAAATTGAACAACGTTTGGGCCTACAATAAACATTTTGATGCAAGCAAGCCAACATTACTGCTCAACTCACATCACGATACGGTAAAACCAAATTCAGGTTATACGCGCGATCCTTACGCGCCAACTGTTGAAGATGGCAAATTATATGGCCTGGGTAGTAATGATGCAGGAGGATGCCTGGTATCGCTTATTGCAACTTTTTTATATTACTATGATTCGGAAAACCTGGCTTATAACATTTGCCTGGCTACAACTGCCGAAGAAGAGATATCGGGTAATAATGGCTTAGAATATGTGTTGCCCGACTTAGGTGAGCTGGAGTTCGCCATCGTTGGTGAGCCAACTTTAATGAATCTGGCCATTGCCGAACGCGGGTTATTGGTTTTGGATTGTACTTCGCATGGTAAAGCCGGTCATGCAGCTCGTGAAGAGGGAGACAACGCCATTTATAAAGCATTAAAAGATATTGAATGGTTCCGTAACTATCGTTTTTCGAAGGTGTCGGAAATGTTTGGACCTTTAAAAATGTCTGTAACCATCATCAATGCAGGTTCTCAGCATAATGTGGTGCCTGCTACCTGTACTTTTACGGTTGATGTGCGGGTAACCGACGCTTATACCAATGAAGAGGTGCTGAAAATTATTCGTACCAATGTTGATTGCGATGTAAAACCCCGGTCGGTGAGGTTAAAGCCTTCATCCATTGATAAGGAGCACGCCATTGTACAGTCGGGGATTGCTTTGGGCCGTAGTACTTATGGCTCACCTACTACTTCCGATCAGGCTTTGTTAAGTATTCCTTCCTTAAAAGTGGGGCCAGGCGATTCTGCACGCTCGCATATGGCCGATGAATACATTCATGTCCATGAAATTGAAGAAGGAATTGAACTGTACATAAAAATGTTGGCTGCGGTAGTCAACAAATAGATAATTAAAGGGTCTCTATTTTTGAGACTATAATAATAGATACATGAAGATCTGGCAAAAAAATATTGATGTAAACAAGGAGATTGAAATTTTTACAGTAGGTAAAGACAGGGAACTGGATTTGCAAATGGCGGCGTTTGATGTTTTAGGCTCATTGGCGCATGTAGAAATGTTAGAAAGTATAGGCTTGCTTACCGCGCCCGAACTTGCAGAGATCCAGCTGGCACTTAAGGAAATATATGCGGAAATAGCAGCCGGAAAATTTGTTATCGAAGAAACTGTTGAAGACGTGCATTCGCAGGTAGAATGGCTGTTGACCCAACGTATCGGCGAAGCCGGAAAAAAAATACATAGCGGACGTTCCCGGAACGACCAGGTGCTGGTTGATCTGAAACTTTATTTCAGAAGCTGTATTGAAGAAATGGTGGGCAATACTCATGTATTGTTCCAACAGCTGATTTCGCTAAGTAATACCCATAAGGATAAGTTGCTGCCGGGGTATACTCACTTGCAAATTGCCATGCCTTCGTCTTTTGGACTTTGGTTTGGCGCTTACGCCGAAAGTCTGGTAGACGATATGGAAATGATGTTGTCGGCTTGGAAAGTGTGCAATAAAAACCCATTGGGTTCGGCTGCGGGCTATGGCTCTTCATTTCCCTTAAATAGAACCATGACCACTCAATTGCTGGGTTTTGAGCGTCTCAACTACAATGTAGTATATGCACAGATGGGCAGGGGCAAGACCGAAAGGATATTGGCGCAGGCGATGTCATCTGTTGCGGCTTCGCTGGCAAAAATGGCAATGGATGTTTGCTTGTTTATCAATCAAAATTTTGGCTTTATCAGCTTCCCTGATGAGTTGACCACCGGTTCGAGCATTATGCCGCATAAAAAGAACCCTGATGTTTTTGAGTTGATCCGTTCGCGCTGCAATAAAATTCAGGCGCTGCCTAACGAAATTGCCCTAATGACCACCAATCTGCCTTCAGGTTACCATCGTGATTTGCAATTGCTGAAAGAAAATCTTTTCCCGGCAATCACGTCATTAAATGAATGTCTGGAAATGACCACTTTTATGCTACAAAATATTACGGTTAAGGACAACATTCTGGATGATAAGAAGTACGCCTATTTGTTTAGTGTAGAAGTGGTAAATGAATTGGCATTGAACGGCACTCCTTTTAGAGAGGCTTATAAAATTGTAGGCGAATCTATTGATAAGGGGACTTTTGCACCTGGAAAGGCTGTAAATCATACTCATGAAGGAAGTATAGGGAACCTGTGTAATGCCGAAATAGAAGGGATGATGACTGAAGTATTGTCGCAATTTAAATTTGAAAAAATACACCAGGCGATAGCGAAATTGCTGGTTTAGTAAGGGAGTATTGTCATATAGTTAATAACAGAAAGGCCGAAGGATTTAATCTTCGGCCTTTCTGTTATTTAAACTCTGATGTTTTGTGAAATTCAATATCAGGATAATCTCTCATTGTCATGTTGATCATAAATTCATTATCTGCAAGATAAACAGGATTGCCGTCTTTATCCTCACCAATATGCTGCTGTTTCCTTTTCAGGAATTCCGCAAGCTTGGTTTTGTCTTTTGAGGTTACCCAGTTGGAACGGGTATAACTCAACATCCGGAAAGCGGCTTTGGCACCATACTCATGCTCCAGTCGAAAAGCAATTACTTCAAACTGAAGTTCACCTACAGCTCCCACAACCTTACGGTTTCCGGGCTGCATGATAAACAATTGGGCTACACCTTCCTCAGTAAGCTGTTGTATGCCTTTTTCCAGCTGTTTTGTCTTTAATGGGTCTCTATTCTCCAACTCCTTAAATATTTCAGGAGAGAAGCTTGGAATGCCCTTAAATTGAAGTTTCTCGCCTTCAGTAAGGGTGTCGCCTATTTTAAAGTTCCCGCTATCATATAAACCTACTACGTCGCCGGGCCAGGCTTCTTCTACAATACTTTTCTCATTCGCCATGAAATCCATTGGATTGGAGAATTTAAGCTTTTTGTCCTGGCGGGTATGGTAGTAAAATTTATTGCGTTCAAACTTACCTGAACAAATCCTCAAAAAGGCAATTCTGTCGCGGTGTTTGGGATCAAGATTGGCATGGATTTTAAACACAAAACCCGAAAAGTTCTTTTCTTCTGCAGCCACTTCGCGTTGCTCTGCCTCACGTCCTTTTGGACTTGGAGCAATATTGATAAAGGTGTCCAGCAATTCTTTTATACCAAAGTTATTGATCGCACTACCAAAAAATACCGGAGCCAGCAACCCTTCAATGTACATGCTTTTGTCCAGATCTCCATAAACACCATGAACCAGTTCCAGGTCACTTTTTAAACCATCCAGTTCTTTGGGTTTTAAAAACCTGGTCAGATTTTCATCGTTCAGGTCATTTACCTCAATTACCGGCTCGCTGATCTTCGTTTTATCAGGTTCAAACAGGTTTAAATGTTTGTTGTAAATGCTGTAAACACCTTTAAAGGAATGACCTTGCCCAATTGGCCAGGACAAAGGACAAAGGCTGATGTTTAGTTTGCTTTCTATTTCATCCAACAAATCGAAAGAATCTTTACCTTCCCGGTCCATTTTATTGATAAAAATGATAACAGGGGTATTGCGCATACGGCAAACGGACATTAATTTTTCCGTTTGCTCTTCCACACCCTTTACACAATCTACTACCAGGATCACACTGTCTACCGCCGACAACGTCCTATAGGTATCTTCGGCAAAATCTTTGTGACCAGGGGTGTCTAAAATATTGATGCGCTTATCTGCATATTCAAAACCCATTACAGAAGTAGCCACAGAGATTCCACGCTGTTTCTCAATTTCCATAAAGTCAGATGTATTGCTTTGGTTGGCCTTGTTGCGTTTTACCGCACCAGCTGTATTAATGGCCCCGCCAAAAAGCAGGAACTTCTCTGTCAGGGTTGTTTTGCCGGCATCAGGGTGACTGATGATGGCGAATGTTTTTCGTTTTTCTATTTCCGGGTGAATCATAAAGAATTAAGCCTAGCGCGCTTGATGCGGCTGCAAAGATAATTATAATATATAAAAGAAAAACCGACGATTATATTCGCCGGTTTTTCCAATATTAGTCTGGTTGGTTAACCTCTTCCACCACGACTTGGTCTTGATGATCCTTCTGATGAACCTCTGCTTTCGCCGCCACCTCTGGAAGGTGGAGGAGTTTGCTGCATACGCTCAGGCCTTTGCATTTGTGGCTGTGGCCTGCTTTCCTGCCGCTGTGGTTGCTCTTGTCTCGGTTGCGGAGCTGGCCTGCTTTCCTCACGTTGTGGCCTGCTTTGAGGATAAGATTGCTCTACATTTCTCGACGGACGTTCAGGCCTTTGCATTTGCGGCTCAGGTCTGTTTTCCTGGCGCTGTGGTTGCTCGGGTCTTGCCTGTGGATACGGCTGTTCAACATTTCTGGAAGGACGCTCAGAACGGCCTCCATTGTTGCTCCGATCTGGTTGTACAGAGCCATTATTTTCAGGCTGCCCCATTCTTGAAGGTCTTGAATTGTTGTCATACCCTGGTCTTTCCCCTCTGGAGGGTGGCGTTACACCTGTTCTGTTGTTGTCTCTGCCCGGATAAGTATTGCCTCTATTGTCATTTCCCTGATTATCACCTCCTCTTGAAGGACGGCCGGATACCGACCCATTGTTATTGGAGCCACGATCTCTCATCGTTGTGTATCCTTCGCCTCTGATAGATTCGCGGGGTGCTGCAGTAACATTGGAGCTTCCCCTGCTTGGCCTTGGCGTATACATGTTTAAGTTGTTTCCGCTAATGTTGCTTCGGCTTGGCCTAGAGGTATTATTTACATTATAAATCCGTACATCCTGTCTGGTGTCACGTCTGATATCATCGGCCCTCGGACCAGTATAATAAGTCCGCCTGTTGTTTACATAGGTATTGTTGATGATAGTGGTATTGTTGATGATGACCACATTTCGACGCGAATAATATCTCGGAAAGCTATCATAATAAATATTTCGCTGCGGAATAAATACCCACCAAAGGTCGGGGATGTTAAAATTAATATTGATGTTCATGCCCGGACCCATGGGTGCCCAGCCATAGTAGCCGCCACCGCTTCTCCAGCTTACCCATGCAGGTCCCCAGGTGGTATCAGGAATCCATATCCATTGGTTATAGCGGTTATAAACCCATCTTCCATAGTGGAAAGGAGCCCAACCCCAGTCGTAATTGGATACCCAGGTATTACCATATTCGGTCATTACCCAGCGACCATTGGTGTAATAAGGTCTAAAATCGCCTTGCTCCACATCGGGCCGCCACACGTATCCATACTGCGGATCCTGAATCCAGGTTCCATAAGGAGACAACTCATCATAGAAAGACTGCATAGATACATCCTCTCCCTGAGCCATAACCTTTTGTGTTACTCCGGTTAGCAAGAGCATGAGCCCAAGTACTATTGCCGGTAATTTGATCATGTTTTTCATTTTGTGTGTGTATTAAATTTACCTAACGCTTTTACTATATCAATTTGAGTTCCAAAAATCCCCGAAGGATTAATATATCCACTAAAATATTACATTGTGATGTTGTTGTATGGCCTAATTAAATTTGTTTAACACTTAGTATTGCAGGTTTTAATTCAAGAATTCCCTATACAATTTATGGCTTTTCTATAACTTGTAACGTTTTTTTGGCTTAAGTTTACATACAGGCCACACTATTTATATCACGAAATATGTGTATAACAGCAAATAATTATCTTCTTTTGCAGATCAAATCAAATGGCAATGGCAAAAGGTACCTTATTTCTTATCCCTGTTCCGCTGGCAGAAAATGCTGCTCAGAAGTCTTTTACTGCTTTTCTGGGCGATACTATTAATTCCTTGAGTGTCTATATTGTTGAAAATGAGAAGACTGCCCGTAAGTTTTTAAAAGAAGCAGGCATAAAAATTCCTCAAAGCGACCTGACCATTCACGACTATGGCAAACACAAGCGTAACGACTCAATGGTGCCCTATTTTAAGGAATTAATGACCGGTAAAGATGTCGGCCTCATGAGCGAAGCTGGCTGTCCGGGGGTGGCTGATCCTGGTGCAGAGGTGATTTTGGAAGCACACAAACGGGGGATTAAAGTGGTGCCTCTGGTGGGGCCAAGCTCTATTTTGCTGGCATTGATGGCTTCCGGGTTCAATGGACAGAGCTTTACGTTTAACGGTTACTTACCTATCGATAAAGCCGAAAGAGGAAAACGTATTAAAGAACTGGAGCAATTGGCGCAGCGTAACAGGCAAACCCAGTTGTTTATCGAAACGCCATTTCGTAACAATCATTTATTTGAAGATATCCTCAAAAATGCAGCTGCACAAACTTTGCTGTGTGTGGCTTGTAATTTAACAGGAGAAGATGAATTTGTGAAAACAATGAGCGTGGGGCAATGGAGACAGGAGCGGATAGACCTGCATAAAAAACCAACGATATTTTTAATTTACCGCACTTAACGATACATATTCTTGCTGTCGATAAAGGATAGCACCTTATCCGGAACAAAATATTGAACATTTTTACCTGCGGCTATTCCCTTGCGGATAAAGGTAGAAGAGATATCCATCTGTGGAGTTTCTGTAAGATGAATTGAAGGATGATCCTTCCATTCTGTCAGATCAACACCAGGCCTGGGGTACACGTAAATCTCATAGTTTTTTAAGATGATCTCGTAATTTTTCCACTTTTTAAAAGAGGCCAGGTTATCGGCACCCATAATCAGCGCAAACGCTTTGCCCGGATATTTTTCTTGTAAATAAGCCAAGGTATCAATGGTGTAGGAGGGTTGTGGTAAGCTAAATTCAATGTCACTTACTTTAATCTGGTCCGAGTTTTCAGTGGCCAGTCGCGCCATTTCCAACCGGTCGTACATATTCGAAAGACCGTTCTTATTTTTTAATGGATTATGAGGTGAAACCACCAGCCATACTTCTTTAAGCCCGGAAAAACCGGCCATATAGTTGGCTATAATTAAATGGCCAATATGGATGGGGTTAAACGAGCCAAAGAAGAGTCCGGTTTTCATCAGTATATTTTACTGGTTTATTTTTTTATAAAGTCGCCCACCAATTTTTCTGCTTCCAGACAAGCGGTCTCCAAATCAAAATTTTTAAGAATCACATCAAATTTATCGGCATAAGCCAATTCTTTTTCTGCTTTTATAAAGCGCTCCTGCAGCTTTTCGGCACTATCTGTACCACGGCCTGTCAAACGTTCTTTCAAAACCTCCAGCGAAGGAGGTTGTACAAATATGGCTAATGCGTCTTTCTCATACTTACGTTTTAACCGCAAGCCGCCCTCTACATCAATGTCAAATATCACATGCTGATCGTTGTTCCAGATGCGTTGAATCTCAGACCTTAAGGTGCCATAAAACGTGCCACTATATACTTCTTCAAACTCCACAAACTCCTGACGGGCCACCCGGTGAAGGAAATCTTCTTTGGAAATGAAATAATAGTCCTTTTCATTCTTTTCATCCCCGCGCGACTCACGTGTTGTGGCTGATATAGAAAAACTTAAAGCAGGAAATTTCGTAAGCAAATGTTTAACGATGGTGGTTTTACCTGCGCCCGACGGTGCAGAAAATATAATCAGTTTACCTTGTTTCATTGTGGCTTACAAAACGTTTAATAATTGTTCTTTAATCTTCTCCAGCTCTTCTTTCATCCCAACAACCAGTTGCTGAATCTGTGCATCATTGGCTTTGGCTCCCATGGTATTTATTTCTCTGCCTATTTCCTGGGAGATGAAACCCAGCTTTTTGCCATTAGCATCTTTACTTTTTAAAGTATCCATAAAATAATCGCAATGACTTTTCAGACGGATTTTTTCTTCAGTAATATCTAATTTGTCAATATAATAGATCAGCTCCTGCTCTAAACGGTTTTGGTCAACGTTAAGCTTGCCTACATTTTCTTCCAAAAACTGATTTAACCTGTTTTTGATCTGAGGAATTCTAAGCGGTTCCAAAACTTCAATCTGACCAAAAAAATCAAGAATATTTTTGATCCTCAGCTCCAGATCGGCTTTTAAAACAGCACCTTCAGTCTCTCTGAACTGGTTAAAATTAGCCAGCGCAGTATTAAAAGTGTTGTTTAAGATAGTCCAGTCCTGCTCACTTACTTCGTCATCTACGTAGCTGATTACTTCCGGGAAGTTCAGTACAGCCTGCAAAAGATTATTCGAGTTTGCGCCCAGGGTGACATTAATCTCTTCCAGTTGTTTGTAGTATTTACTCAGCAGCGCCGCATTGATGGTGGCACCTTTCAGGGCTTCTTCGCCCCGTTCAATATTTATGGATACACTTACCTTACCTCGTTCTATTTCCTTACTGCAAATATTACGTAATAACAATTCCTTGTCCGAAAAGGCTTTAGGTAATTTTAGATTGAGTTCTAAAAACTTGCTGTTTAAGGATTTTATCTCTACAGCAAATTTTACATTCTGATGATCTGTAGAGGCCAGGCCATATCCTGTCATTGATTTTATCATGTGCAAAGATATAATTTATTGGCTTTCCGCACCCATTTAACTTTTTTTAACTAAGGTAATTGCTAAACAATGGTTAGTTTTACATCGTATTTTACCTGAGATGAAAATAAAACCGCTAAATATATTGCTGTTTGGGGTACTTTTTTTAAGTGCTATGCCTGCCGTTTATGCGCAGGATTTTTTATTGGGCGGAGTTGTATTTGAAAAAGGAACTTTAAACCGTGTGGCAGGTGCCGAGGTGATCAATAAACGATCAGGCTTTAGAGTGGCCAGCAACGATCTTGGAATGTTTCAGCTTAAATCTGCCGCAGGTGATACGCTTTTGGTCATAAAACGCGATTTTTCAGATGCCGAAGTTGTCGTTACCGGGAGTAAAGATCTGTTGATTTACCTGGAACGGGGTAGGATGTTAAGACAAGTGGACATTAGCGGGCAGACTAAAAAACAAGAATTGCAGGAACTCAAAAGAGATTATAAAAACAAAGGCTCCTTTTATCAGGGGAAGCCACCCTTCCTGGCGTTCTTATTTAAGCCATTAACGGCTGTTTATGAGTTGATTGGTAAAACACCGAAAAATGCCCGTAGGTTTGGACGTTATTACGAAACCGAATTGCAGCAAAGTCAGATTGATGGTTTTTTTAATGAATTCCTGATACAGAACAATACCGATTTGAAAGGTAAAGACCTTGAAAAATTTATGCTCGATTATCGGCCCGAATACGAAAAGGCTAAAAACTGGACACAGTACGATGCCATTAAACACATCCGGGATTCGTATAAAAAATA
Encoded proteins:
- the argH gene encoding argininosuccinate lyase, translated to MKIWQKNIDVNKEIEIFTVGKDRELDLQMAAFDVLGSLAHVEMLESIGLLTAPELAEIQLALKEIYAEIAAGKFVIEETVEDVHSQVEWLLTQRIGEAGKKIHSGRSRNDQVLVDLKLYFRSCIEEMVGNTHVLFQQLISLSNTHKDKLLPGYTHLQIAMPSSFGLWFGAYAESLVDDMEMMLSAWKVCNKNPLGSAAGYGSSFPLNRTMTTQLLGFERLNYNVVYAQMGRGKTERILAQAMSSVAASLAKMAMDVCLFINQNFGFISFPDELTTGSSIMPHKKNPDVFELIRSRCNKIQALPNEIALMTTNLPSGYHRDLQLLKENLFPAITSLNECLEMTTFMLQNITVKDNILDDKKYAYLFSVEVVNELALNGTPFREAYKIVGESIDKGTFAPGKAVNHTHEGSIGNLCNAEIEGMMTEVLSQFKFEKIHQAIAKLLV
- a CDS encoding M20 family metallo-hydrolase — its product is MSSSVLKRIEDLKKESLELLKQLISIRSFSKEEDGTADAIELFLKQRHVQTNRKLNNVWAYNKHFDASKPTLLLNSHHDTVKPNSGYTRDPYAPTVEDGKLYGLGSNDAGGCLVSLIATFLYYYDSENLAYNICLATTAEEEISGNNGLEYVLPDLGELEFAIVGEPTLMNLAIAERGLLVLDCTSHGKAGHAAREEGDNAIYKALKDIEWFRNYRFSKVSEMFGPLKMSVTIINAGSQHNVVPATCTFTVDVRVTDAYTNEEVLKIIRTNVDCDVKPRSVRLKPSSIDKEHAIVQSGIALGRSTYGSPTTSDQALLSIPSLKVGPGDSARSHMADEYIHVHEIEEGIELYIKMLAAVVNK
- a CDS encoding SAM-dependent methyltransferase produces the protein MAKGTLFLIPVPLAENAAQKSFTAFLGDTINSLSVYIVENEKTARKFLKEAGIKIPQSDLTIHDYGKHKRNDSMVPYFKELMTGKDVGLMSEAGCPGVADPGAEVILEAHKRGIKVVPLVGPSSILLALMASGFNGQSFTFNGYLPIDKAERGKRIKELEQLAQRNRQTQLFIETPFRNNHLFEDILKNAAAQTLLCVACNLTGEDEFVKTMSVGQWRQERIDLHKKPTIFLIYRT
- a CDS encoding YicC/YloC family endoribonuclease gives rise to the protein MTGYGLASTDHQNVKFAVEIKSLNSKFLELNLKLPKAFSDKELLLRNICSKEIERGKVSVSINIERGEEALKGATINAALLSKYYKQLEEINVTLGANSNNLLQAVLNFPEVISYVDDEVSEQDWTILNNTFNTALANFNQFRETEGAVLKADLELRIKNILDFFGQIEVLEPLRIPQIKNRLNQFLEENVGKLNVDQNRLEQELIYYIDKLDITEEKIRLKSHCDYFMDTLKSKDANGKKLGFISQEIGREINTMGAKANDAQIQQLVVGMKEELEKIKEQLLNVL
- a CDS encoding peptide chain release factor 3; the encoded protein is MIHPEIEKRKTFAIISHPDAGKTTLTEKFLLFGGAINTAGAVKRNKANQSNTSDFMEIEKQRGISVATSVMGFEYADKRINILDTPGHKDFAEDTYRTLSAVDSVILVVDCVKGVEEQTEKLMSVCRMRNTPVIIFINKMDREGKDSFDLLDEIESKLNISLCPLSWPIGQGHSFKGVYSIYNKHLNLFEPDKTKISEPVIEVNDLNDENLTRFLKPKELDGLKSDLELVHGVYGDLDKSMYIEGLLAPVFFGSAINNFGIKELLDTFINIAPSPKGREAEQREVAAEEKNFSGFVFKIHANLDPKHRDRIAFLRICSGKFERNKFYYHTRQDKKLKFSNPMDFMANEKSIVEEAWPGDVVGLYDSGNFKIGDTLTEGEKLQFKGIPSFSPEIFKELENRDPLKTKQLEKGIQQLTEEGVAQLFIMQPGNRKVVGAVGELQFEVIAFRLEHEYGAKAAFRMLSYTRSNWVTSKDKTKLAEFLKRKQQHIGEDKDGNPVYLADNEFMINMTMRDYPDIEFHKTSEFK
- the gmk gene encoding guanylate kinase — protein: MKQGKLIIFSAPSGAGKTTIVKHLLTKFPALSFSISATTRESRGDEKNEKDYYFISKEDFLHRVARQEFVEFEEVYSGTFYGTLRSEIQRIWNNDQHVIFDIDVEGGLRLKRKYEKDALAIFVQPPSLEVLKERLTGRGTDSAEKLQERFIKAEKELAYADKFDVILKNFDLETACLEAEKLVGDFIKK
- the nadD gene encoding nicotinate (nicotinamide) nucleotide adenylyltransferase; protein product: MKTGLFFGSFNPIHIGHLIIANYMAGFSGLKEVWLVVSPHNPLKNKNGLSNMYDRLEMARLATENSDQIKVSDIEFSLPQPSYTIDTLAYLQEKYPGKAFALIMGADNLASFKKWKNYEIILKNYEIYVYPRPGVDLTEWKDHPSIHLTETPQMDISSTFIRKGIAAGKNVQYFVPDKVLSFIDSKNMYR
- a CDS encoding DUF6600 domain-containing protein, producing the protein MKNMIKLPAIVLGLMLLLTGVTQKVMAQGEDVSMQSFYDELSPYGTWIQDPQYGYVWRPDVEQGDFRPYYTNGRWVMTEYGNTWVSNYDWGWAPFHYGRWVYNRYNQWIWIPDTTWGPAWVSWRSGGGYYGWAPMGPGMNININFNIPDLWWVFIPQRNIYYDSFPRYYSRRNVVIINNTTIINNTYVNNRRTYYTGPRADDIRRDTRQDVRIYNVNNTSRPSRSNISGNNLNMYTPRPSRGSSNVTAAPRESIRGEGYTTMRDRGSNNNGSVSGRPSRGGDNQGNDNRGNTYPGRDNNRTGVTPPSRGERPGYDNNSRPSRMGQPENNGSVQPDRSNNGGRSERPSRNVEQPYPQARPEQPQRQENRPEPQMQRPERPSRNVEQSYPQSRPQREESRPAPQPRQEQPQRQESRPQPQMQRPERMQQTPPPSRGGGESRGSSEGSSRPSRGGRG